TCCACTCGGGGGCAAAGAATAACCGATGCGCCCCTTTACACTTTGCGCGAAGGAGAGTCCCTCTTCCAACACAAGACCGGTGGTGCCGGGTGTGCTCATTGAATGGATCCTTTCAGGGCGTTCGCGAAAGCATCCATATCTTCTTTACCGTTCCACTCGGTGACATTCACCAACACAGCGTTATCCAGATTGGGGTACCAGTGGTCCAGCGAGATGCCTCCATCAAAATTTTTGATTCTTAAATCTTTCAACACAACATCCGCATTTTTGGGGAGCTGAATGACAAATTCGTTAAAGGTGGTGCTTGTGGGAAACGGGAGCGTTACTCCGGGAATGGCAGACAATTTTTGTTTGGCATATTCGGTTCTCTGCCAATTCAATTGCGCCAATTTTTTGAAACCCTCTTTGCCAAGCAAAGTCAGATACAAAGTAATCTGTGTGGCGCACAGGGCTTGGTTGGTGCAGATGTTTGAAGTGGCTTTCTCACGCCGTATGTGTTGTTCGCGCGTGGAAAGAGTGAGTACGAAACCCGGTTTGCCTTTGTTGTCGGTGGTCATACCGCAAAGACGGCCCGGCATTTGTCTTAAAAAAGTCTGTTTCGTGGCGAAAAATCCCGCGAAGGGACCGCCAAAAGAAGGAGATAGTCCAAGAGATTGCCCCTCACCGCAGACAATGTCAGCGCCAAGAGCTCCCGGAGATTCAAACAAACCGAGACTCAACGGTTCGGTCACCGAAAAAATAACAAGTCCTCCCGCTTGGTGAATTTTCTCCACAATATCTCTGACATCTTCCACAATCCCGAAAAAATTGGGGTAGGGGATGACACAGCAGGCGAGATCGGGATTGAGATAATCATTTAATGAAGAACGTTCGATGGTTCCCTCTTTAGTAATGGGAAGTGTGACAAAGTGTTCATCAAAACTTTTCAAGATTGTTTTCGCCACTTGCGTGTATTCGGGGTGAATGGATTCGGGAAGCAAAACTGTTTTGCGATTTTTCCCGATTCGGATTGCCATCAAAATCGCTTCCGACAAAGCCGTGGAGCCGTCGTAAAGAGAAGAGTTTGCCACTTCCATTCCGTAAATTTCACTGACCATGGTTTGAAATTCAAACATCAACTGAAGTGTGCCTTGTGCGATTTCGGGTTGGTAAGGGGTGTACGGAGTTAAAAATTCGGAACGACGAATTAAATCGGAAACGGTGGAAGGAATATAGTGACGATAAACTCCGCCTCCCAGAAAGGAGCGATTCATCGGCAGTGTGTGGTTTCGCGCCGCAATGGATTCAAGTTGACCCAGAAGAGTTTGTTCATCCAAAGGTGGCGGGAGTTTGAGAGGTTTTTGCAGTAACAGGGATTCGGGGATAGAGCTAAAAAGCTCTTCCACACTTCTCAAGCCGACAGACTTCAGCATCGCTTGAATTTCTTCGTTGGTATGCGGAATGTAGCGCATTGAGGTCAGGCTTGTTCCTCTTTGACGTAGGCCTGATATTCTTTGCAACTCATGAGACTGTCGACTTCTTTTGTGTCGGAGACTTTGACTTTGATCATCCATCCTTCTTCGTAGCAATCTTCGTTGAGGGTTTCCGGATTTTCAGCCAGTGGGTCGTTGATTTCAAGCACTTCACCGCTGAGGGCGGCGTAAAGATCGCTCACCGCTTTCACCGATTCCACAACACCAAAGGGTTCGCCCTGTTCCACCGCTTCTCCTTCGGCAGGAAGTTCCAGATAAACAATGTCGCCCAGTTGTTCCTGTGCAAAATCGGTGATGCCCATAATGGCGACATCTCCCTTGATGCGGACCCACTCGTGTTCTTTGGTATATTTAAGATCGTCTGGAAATTCCATTTAGCCCCCTTATTTTTTTCATTGGTGTCATCCTGA
This genomic stretch from Deltaproteobacteria bacterium harbors:
- the gcvH gene encoding glycine cleavage system protein GcvH — encoded protein: MEFPDDLKYTKEHEWVRIKGDVAIMGITDFAQEQLGDIVYLELPAEGEAVEQGEPFGVVESVKAVSDLYAALSGEVLEINDPLAENPETLNEDCYEEGWMIKVKVSDTKEVDSLMSCKEYQAYVKEEQA
- the gcvPA gene encoding aminomethyl-transferring glycine dehydrogenase subunit GcvPA, encoding MRYIPHTNEEIQAMLKSVGLRSVEELFSSIPESLLLQKPLKLPPPLDEQTLLGQLESIAARNHTLPMNRSFLGGGVYRHYIPSTVSDLIRRSEFLTPYTPYQPEIAQGTLQLMFEFQTMVSEIYGMEVANSSLYDGSTALSEAILMAIRIGKNRKTVLLPESIHPEYTQVAKTILKSFDEHFVTLPITKEGTIERSSLNDYLNPDLACCVIPYPNFFGIVEDVRDIVEKIHQAGGLVIFSVTEPLSLGLFESPGALGADIVCGEGQSLGLSPSFGGPFAGFFATKQTFLRQMPGRLCGMTTDNKGKPGFVLTLSTREQHIRREKATSNICTNQALCATQITLYLTLLGKEGFKKLAQLNWQRTEYAKQKLSAIPGVTLPFPTSTTFNEFVIQLPKNADVVLKDLRIKNFDGGISLDHWYPNLDNAVLVNVTEWNGKEDMDAFANALKGSIQ